The Rhodothermales bacterium genomic interval CAAGAAACTTCTTGTTCGTGATCGACAGCGACACAATGAACTCTCCTGGCGCAAGGAGATCGACCGCCGGGCCATAATTCGAGAAAGAAGAGAAAGTACTCGCTTCGTTGAACGCGCCCACCGTGATCGCGTCCCGGACGTGGGCCGGCGAATAGGTCGAGGCATCCTTCGCGTTGTTGCCGGCGGCCACAACATACACCACTCCATCCCGAATCGAGCGCTCGATCGCCTCGTCGAGCGCGTTGTAGCCGGTCGTGCCGATATCCGCGCCAAGGCTCATGTTGACGACGATCGGCATGGCGGGGTGGGCGTGCTTCACTTCGGTGACATATTCGATGGCCGCCAGCACCGTTGTGATATCGGTGCGACCGTCGTTGCCAAGCACCTTGATATTGTGCAGCGCCACATTGGGGGCAACCCCTGCGATGCCGTCCCGGTCGTCGATCGCCCCGATGATGCCGGCGACATGTGTGCCATGCCCGGTGCGGTCTTCGGCGCCCGTGGCGCTCTTTACCGACTGCCCGCTCGCCACGGCGGTCCATTCGGCGTCCCAGTACGTCGACCAGTAGTCCTCGTATTCCAACCAGTACGTGCTGATCACATCCGCCCAGTTTGCATCGATATTGCCACGATAGAGCTTCGAGAAGTCGATAGATTCGACCACATTCACATCGTCGTGGGTGATGCCCGAATCGAATACGTAAACGTGCACCATCGCGTTGCCGGCGTCGCTCGTGGCTTCTCGCGCCCCGACCCGCTGTACGCCCCAGCTGACGTACTGCGTGTTGCTTACCGCATCGCGCGACGCGACATCCGGGCCGTCGAGGACGATGTCCGGCTCGACCCACGCCAGGTCGGGGTCATTCTCCACGAAGCCGATAAAACTATCGAGCGAATCGGCATCGAGCTGAACGGTGATGGCGGACAGCGCGTCGTCCGTCTCCACTTTCGGGTGGATGCTGTCACCGTATCGTGTAAGCATCCGCTTGGTCACCGCGTATTTGTCCATGACGCGGCGTGTTACGCCGTCTGCCTCGTAGGCGTCGAAGCCGACGACCAGATTCACCGCGTCGTCTCCTACTTTGCCGGCGCCGGTGCGGGACACTTCCAGCAACGCCGCATGGCGCAATTTGGAGGCCGCGCCAGCCGGCATGGACTCGGTGGACAGGGGGTCGCCCGATTGTGCCTCGCCCAACCCATCGCTCGACAGTGCATCGCAACCCTGCAAGAGGGCTGGACTTAATAGGAGGCAGCCAGCAAGGGCGAGCGTGATTGCCCTGTCACGGGTCGTTCTACTCATTCTTACTTTTGACATGTCTTCATCTGTACAATGTGTGAGAAAACCTCCTAACGGCTAGAGCACGCTCGCGTCGAGCAGTCTATAGGTCACTGCGGTCTTGCCCTTACCAGTGGTGATTAGTTTCGTAGCCGACTGTAGGGTTCTAACGACATCCCCAACCGTCGCGTTGGGATACGTAGACATGTAGAGTGCAATGGCGCCCGAAACGAGAGGAGCCGCCATGGAAGTCCCGTTCATTTCGACAGCGAAATTGTACCCATCGAAAGGCGACAACGAGTACACGCTCACGCCGGTGGCGTAAAAGTCCACTCCGGCTCCAAAATTGGAGAACGAGGCGCGTGC includes:
- a CDS encoding S8 family serine peptidase — its product is MQGCDALSSDGLGEAQSGDPLSTESMPAGAASKLRHAALLEVSRTGAGKVGDDAVNLVVGFDAYEADGVTRRVMDKYAVTKRMLTRYGDSIHPKVETDDALSAITVQLDADSLDSFIGFVENDPDLAWVEPDIVLDGPDVASRDAVSNTQYVSWGVQRVGAREATSDAGNAMVHVYVFDSGITHDDVNVVESIDFSKLYRGNIDANWADVISTYWLEYEDYWSTYWDAEWTAVASGQSVKSATGAEDRTGHGTHVAGIIGAIDDRDGIAGVAPNVALHNIKVLGNDGRTDITTVLAAIEYVTEVKHAHPAMPIVVNMSLGADIGTTGYNALDEAIERSIRDGVVYVVAAGNNAKDASTYSPAHVRDAITVGAFNEASTFSSFSNYGPAVDLLAPGEFIVSLSITNKKFLAIQAGTSQAAPFVAGAAALYLTRFPNASPYQVQQAIIEVSRPGIQGAPASTTDRSVYVGDILKWPSALAASAPAPDLVTTEDANAKSGPDKGDGTSRRGMSGK